One Mycolicibacterium sp. ND9-15 genomic window, GAGAACAACGGCTGGCAGGTCGCCCAAGCCACCCTCGGCGCCGAGCGGGGTATGACGATGCTCGAACTCGCCGAGCGGCTGGGCAATGCGGGCTTTCGCTGGCTGGTGCAGAGCGCGCCGGTCGACGATCCCGTCGTCGCGGACCGCCTGGCGCAGTTCGAGACCGAGATCACCGGCCTGCGGGGTCTGTGCCGAAAGCTGGTGGAAGACAGCGACAACGGCGAATCGGGCCCGGCCGACGCCTCGATCGTCAAGCTCTTCTACAGCGAACTTCTGCAGCGCATGACCGACTTCGCCGCGGAGGTCGGCGGGTTGGCCGCTCACACCGAACTCGCCAAGCCGATGTCCAGCGGCTGGGAGTCCGGCGCGTGGGTGCTCGACTTCATCGGGTCGTGGGAGTGGACGATTCCCGGCGGCGCCAGCGAGATCCAGCGTTCGATCATCGGCGAGCGCGGCCTCGGCCTGCCACGGGAACCGAGCGCGGTGTGATGACCGACTTCACCGAGTTCCACGACGAACTACGTTCTGTGGCGGGCGATCTGCTCGCGAAGGACCGCGACACCACATGGGAGACGTTGGTGGATGCCGGCTGGGTCGGACTCGAGGTGCCCGAGCAGTTCGGCGGTGCCGGTGCGTCGTTCGCCGAAGCCGCGGTGGTCTGCGAAGAGATCGGCCGCGCCGTGAGCGCGACCCACTTCCTCGGGAGCGCGGTGCTCGCCGTCGGCACCTTGAACGCCTTGCGGCCCAGCGCCACCCGCGACCAGCTGCTCACCGACGTCGCCAGCGGCGCGTCGAGGGTGGCCGTCGCGCTCGAACCGTACGACTTCGTGCCCGACGCCGAAGCCGCGGACCGGATTCTGATCGTGACGGACCGCGGTGTCGGTGTGACGGACGCACCGGCCACACCCCGGCCCGTTGTCGACAAGACGCGCAGGCTGGCCGCAGTCGAACGGAACGCCCCGACCACCGAAACCTTGCCGTTCATAGGCGATCCCGCCGCCGCAGTGCAACGGTTACACGACCGCGCCGCGACCGCGATCGCCTGCGACAGCCTCGGGCTTAGCGAAGCCATGCTTGCCGCGACCGTCGGCTACGCGAAGGTGCGCCACCAGTTCGGCAGGGCCATCGGCTCGTTCCAGGCCGTCAAACACGCGTGCGCGGACATGCAGGTCGCGATCTCAGTCTCCCGTCAACTCGTCGACGACGCCATCCAGGCCGTCGCCAACGACTCACCGAACGCCGACGTGGCCACCGCCATGGCCAAGTCCTACGCCTGCACCGCCGCCGTCGACATCGCGGGTAAGGCCATGCAACTGCACGGGGGCATCGGCTACACGTGGGAGTCCGGGATCCACGTCTACCTCAAACGCGCCACCCTCAACCGAGCGCTGTTCGGTTCGCCGGCAGCTCACCGCAAACGACTAGCAAAGCGCTACCAGTAAAAGGAGTTTCACATGAGCGTCCCCGTATACAAGCGCATTCTCGACCTTTTCGAGGCCGAGGGAGTCAACACGCTGTTCGGCATCCCCGACCCCAACTTCGTGCACATGTTCACCGAGGCCGACGCCCGCGGATGGTCTGTCGTCGCGCCGCACCACGAGCTGAGCGCCGGCTTCATGGCCGAGGCGGCGTCGCGGATGACCGGCAAGCCGGGCCTGTGCATCGGCACCCTCGGACCGGGCATGGCCAACATCGCCGGCGCCATCCAGTGCGCGCTGGTCGAGAACTCACCCGTCATCGTCCTGGGCGGCCAGCGAGCCCGCATCACCGAACGCCGGGTACGGCGCGGCCGAATCCAGTTCGTCCAGCAGGAAGGACTTTTCGCCCCCTCGGTCAAGTTCAGCAGCGCGATCGAGTACGCCGACCAGACCGACGAGATCGTCCGCGAAGCGATCCGTCAATCCATGTCGGGCACCCCCGGGCCCAGCTACATCGAGTTCCCGTCGCACGTCATCCTCGAAGAACTCGACGTGCCGGATCCGTTGCCGCCCCACCGGTATCGCCTTGTCAATCAGGGCGCGGGTGAGCGTGAGGTCGCCGAAGCGGTCAAGCTGATCCGGGCGGCGCAGAGCCCAATCCTGTTGGTGGGTCACGGGGTGCACACCTCGCGCACTCAGGAACAGGTCAGGGAGCTGGCCGAGCTGATGGCCTGCCCCGTGATCCAGACATCGGGCGGCACCTCGTTCATCCCAGGCCTGCAGGATCGCACCTTCCCGTACCTGTTCTCTCCGGCGGCCAACGAGGCCGTCGAGCAGTCCGATCTCTGTGTGGCGCTGGGCACCGAGCTCGGCGAGCCCATGCACTACGGTCGCACCCAGCACTGGGCCGGCAACGATGCCAACCGCAAATGGGTTCTGGTGGAACAGGATCCGACCGCGATCGGTGTGAATCGGCCGATCGACGTGCCGCTGGTCGGCGATCTTCGCGGGGTGGTGCCGCAGCTGGTCGAGGCGCTGCGCGAGAGTCCGCGCAGCCCGTCGGTCGACTTCGAGGCCCTGATCAAAGCCGACGCCGCCGAACTGGCCCGGGTCGCCGAGGAGGCCCCGAGCGGTCGCTCCCCGATCCACCCGGCGCGCTACGTCGTCGAGGCCACCAAGGCTTTCGACGAGTGCACCGAGGACGGCATCCTGGTCCGCGACGGCGGCGCCACGGTGATCTTCGGATGGACCTACTCCCAAACCAAGCCGCGCGACGTGATCTGGAACCAGAACTTCGGTCACCTCGGCACCGGCCTGCCCTACGCCGTGGGCGCCTCGGTCGCCGACGGCCGCCACCGCCCGGTCATGCTGCTCACCAGCGACTCGGCGTTCCTGTTCCACATCGCCGAGCTCGAGACCGCGGCCCGCGAGAAGTTGCCGTTGGTGTGCGTTGTCGGGGTCGACCACCAGTGGGGCCTGGAAGTCGGTGTCTACAAGCGCACGTTCGAACAGCCGTCGCCGCA contains:
- a CDS encoding acyl-CoA dehydrogenase family protein, whose amino-acid sequence is MTDFTEFHDELRSVAGDLLAKDRDTTWETLVDAGWVGLEVPEQFGGAGASFAEAAVVCEEIGRAVSATHFLGSAVLAVGTLNALRPSATRDQLLTDVASGASRVAVALEPYDFVPDAEAADRILIVTDRGVGVTDAPATPRPVVDKTRRLAAVERNAPTTETLPFIGDPAAAVQRLHDRAATAIACDSLGLSEAMLAATVGYAKVRHQFGRAIGSFQAVKHACADMQVAISVSRQLVDDAIQAVANDSPNADVATAMAKSYACTAAVDIAGKAMQLHGGIGYTWESGIHVYLKRATLNRALFGSPAAHRKRLAKRYQ
- a CDS encoding thiamine pyrophosphate-binding protein, which encodes MSVPVYKRILDLFEAEGVNTLFGIPDPNFVHMFTEADARGWSVVAPHHELSAGFMAEAASRMTGKPGLCIGTLGPGMANIAGAIQCALVENSPVIVLGGQRARITERRVRRGRIQFVQQEGLFAPSVKFSSAIEYADQTDEIVREAIRQSMSGTPGPSYIEFPSHVILEELDVPDPLPPHRYRLVNQGAGEREVAEAVKLIRAAQSPILLVGHGVHTSRTQEQVRELAELMACPVIQTSGGTSFIPGLQDRTFPYLFSPAANEAVEQSDLCVALGTELGEPMHYGRTQHWAGNDANRKWVLVEQDPTAIGVNRPIDVPLVGDLRGVVPQLVEALRESPRSPSVDFEALIKADAAELARVAEEAPSGRSPIHPARYVVEATKAFDECTEDGILVRDGGATVIFGWTYSQTKPRDVIWNQNFGHLGTGLPYAVGASVADGRHRPVMLLTSDSAFLFHIAELETAAREKLPLVCVVGVDHQWGLEVGVYKRTFEQPSPQPGVHWSKDVRMDKIAEGFGCHGEYVEKDDEIGPAIKRGFASGKTAVVHVCIDPKANSEEMPKYDRFRTWYAEGTQ